In Kocuria turfanensis, a single genomic region encodes these proteins:
- a CDS encoding malate dehydrogenase: MTASDPHSRPDAPRRSRPATVTVTGAAGQIGYATVFRAAAGDLLGPDTPIRLHLLELPQARRAAEGTALELQDGAFPLLEGVEVFDDADAAFDGSSVGLLIGARPRSQGMERADLLQANAGIFSVQGRAVNRGAAEDFRAVVVGNPANTNAYIAASHAPDVPRERFTALTRLDHHRAVAQLAEATGARVAEIRGVAIWGNHSASQYPDLTHATVAGRPALEVLAERGLGLDWVDGTFIPRVAGRGAEIIDVRGGSSVASAAHAALSHVRDWVLGTPADTWTSMAVPSDGSYGVPEGLVSSFPVVCRDGRAGIVPDLALDEFSRTRLERSVRELEEEREAVQRLGLLGPRR, translated from the coding sequence ATGACCGCCTCCGACCCGCACTCCCGTCCCGACGCCCCCCGCCGGTCCCGCCCCGCGACGGTCACCGTCACCGGGGCCGCCGGGCAGATCGGCTACGCCACGGTCTTCCGGGCCGCGGCGGGCGACCTCCTCGGGCCCGACACGCCGATCCGCCTGCACCTGCTCGAGCTGCCGCAGGCGCGGCGGGCGGCGGAGGGCACGGCCCTGGAGCTCCAGGACGGCGCGTTCCCGCTGCTCGAGGGCGTGGAGGTCTTCGACGACGCCGACGCGGCCTTCGACGGGTCCTCGGTCGGCCTGCTCATCGGGGCCCGGCCCCGCTCCCAGGGCATGGAGCGGGCGGACCTGCTCCAGGCCAACGCCGGGATCTTCTCGGTGCAGGGCCGGGCCGTCAACCGGGGCGCGGCGGAGGACTTCCGGGCGGTCGTGGTCGGCAACCCCGCGAACACCAACGCCTACATCGCCGCCTCGCACGCCCCGGACGTCCCCCGGGAGCGCTTCACCGCGCTCACCCGGCTGGACCACCACCGGGCGGTCGCGCAGCTGGCCGAGGCCACGGGCGCCCGGGTGGCGGAGATCCGGGGGGTGGCGATCTGGGGCAACCACTCCGCGAGCCAGTACCCGGACCTGACCCACGCCACGGTCGCCGGCCGGCCGGCCCTCGAGGTGCTGGCCGAGAGGGGTCTCGGCCTGGACTGGGTGGACGGCACCTTCATCCCGCGCGTGGCCGGCCGCGGCGCGGAGATCATCGACGTGCGCGGCGGGTCCTCCGTGGCCTCGGCCGCCCACGCCGCCCTGAGCCACGTGCGCGACTGGGTGCTCGGCACCCCGGCGGACACGTGGACGTCCATGGCGGTGCCCTCCGACGGCTCCTACGGGGTGCCGGAGGGCCTGGTCAGCTCCTTCCCCGTGGTCTGCCGGGACGGGCGCGCCGGGATCGTCCCGGACCTGGCGCTCGACGAGTTCTCCCGGACCCGGCTCGAGCGCTCCGTGCGGGAGCTGGAGGAGGAGCGGGAGGCCGTGCAGCGGCTCGGGCTGCTCGGGCCCCGGCGCTGA
- a CDS encoding DNA gyrase/topoisomerase IV subunit A, with amino-acid sequence MARRRASSRPSAEDELPADFRENIVDIDVTSEMETSFLEYSYSVIYSRALPDARDGLKPVQRRIMFMMNQMGLRPDRGHVKSARVVGEVMGKLHPHGDSAIYDAMVRLAQPFAMRLPLVDGHGNFGSLDDGPAASRYTEARMAPAALALTADLDEDVVDFVPNYDNQFFQPGVLPAAYPSLLVNGSSGIAVGMATNMAPHNLREVVAGARHLVEHPEATLEELMRFVPGPDLPSGGRIVGLDGIRDAYRTGRGSFKTRAKVSIEQVSPRKQGIVVTELPYMVGPEKVTEKIKEAAQAKKLQGVSDVVDLTDRKNGMRLVIEVKNGFNPQAVLQQLYKYTPMEDSFGINNVALVDGRPRTMGLLELLRVYVEHRLSVVRRRTGFRLAKRRDRLHLVEGLLVAIVDIDEVIQIIRSSDETAVARERLMGVYDLTRVQADHILELRLRQLTKYSRIELEKEQEELRGEIAELEEVLASDARLRALVSAELAEVAAVHGDDRRTELLESEALPGPAAAAAAPAPGRGGGGGLALEIADDPCWVFLSTSGQLARTSSQDPLVDPPRRLKHDALASVVRATARSEIGAVTSAGRMVRVQVMDVPVLTAFEGTPKLGDGVPVKEFLTLGRGERLVGLAPLGSVLALGTRNGVVKRVNPEYPLNREEWEVITLKDGDEVVGLAESAAEDDELVFVTREGKLLHFEAAAVRPQGRTAGGVAGIKLTPGDAVLFFGAVRAADETPVVVTLARAEEVLPGMSKYSVKVTPFAEYPPKGRATGGVRAHRFLKGETGLVLAWAGHGPAKAVSATGVARALPTEHGRRDGSGVPTDQVIDAVGPAYS; translated from the coding sequence ATGGCTCGCCGCCGTGCGTCCTCCCGCCCGTCCGCCGAGGACGAGCTGCCCGCCGACTTCCGGGAGAACATCGTCGACATCGACGTGACCTCCGAGATGGAGACGAGCTTCCTCGAGTACTCGTACTCCGTGATCTACTCCCGGGCCCTCCCCGACGCCCGGGACGGGCTCAAGCCCGTCCAGCGCCGGATCATGTTCATGATGAACCAGATGGGGCTGCGCCCGGACCGCGGCCACGTCAAGAGCGCCCGCGTGGTGGGCGAGGTCATGGGCAAGCTGCACCCGCACGGCGACTCCGCGATCTACGACGCGATGGTCCGCCTGGCCCAGCCCTTCGCGATGCGCCTGCCCCTCGTGGACGGGCACGGCAACTTCGGCTCCCTCGACGACGGCCCGGCCGCCTCCCGCTACACCGAGGCCCGCATGGCCCCCGCGGCGCTGGCCCTGACGGCCGACCTCGACGAGGACGTCGTGGACTTCGTGCCCAACTACGACAACCAGTTCTTCCAGCCCGGCGTGCTGCCGGCCGCGTACCCGAGCCTGCTGGTCAACGGGTCCTCCGGCATCGCGGTGGGCATGGCCACGAACATGGCCCCGCACAACCTGCGCGAGGTCGTGGCCGGGGCCCGGCACCTCGTGGAGCACCCCGAGGCCACCCTCGAGGAGCTGATGCGCTTCGTCCCCGGACCGGACCTGCCCTCGGGCGGGCGGATCGTGGGCCTGGACGGCATCCGGGACGCGTACCGGACCGGGCGGGGGTCCTTCAAGACCCGGGCGAAGGTCTCGATCGAGCAGGTCTCCCCGCGCAAGCAGGGCATCGTGGTCACCGAGCTGCCCTACATGGTGGGACCGGAGAAGGTCACCGAGAAGATCAAGGAGGCCGCGCAGGCGAAGAAGCTGCAGGGCGTCTCCGACGTCGTGGACCTCACCGACCGCAAGAACGGCATGCGCCTGGTGATCGAGGTCAAGAACGGCTTCAACCCGCAGGCGGTGCTCCAGCAGCTGTACAAGTACACGCCGATGGAGGACTCCTTCGGGATCAACAACGTGGCCCTGGTGGACGGGCGGCCCCGCACCATGGGCCTGCTCGAGCTGCTGCGGGTCTACGTGGAGCACCGGCTCTCCGTGGTCCGGCGGCGCACGGGCTTCCGCCTGGCCAAGCGGCGCGACCGGCTGCACCTGGTCGAGGGGCTGCTCGTGGCGATCGTCGACATCGACGAGGTCATCCAGATCATCCGCTCCTCCGACGAGACCGCCGTGGCCCGCGAGCGGCTGATGGGCGTGTACGACCTCACCCGGGTCCAGGCCGACCACATCCTGGAGCTGCGCCTGCGCCAGCTCACCAAGTACTCCCGGATCGAGCTGGAGAAGGAGCAGGAGGAGCTGCGCGGGGAGATCGCCGAGCTGGAGGAGGTCCTCGCCTCGGACGCCCGGCTGCGGGCCCTGGTCTCCGCCGAGCTCGCCGAGGTCGCCGCGGTGCACGGCGACGACCGGCGCACCGAGCTGCTCGAGTCCGAGGCGCTGCCCGGTCCCGCCGCCGCCGCGGCCGCCCCGGCCCCGGGCCGCGGCGGCGGCGGGGGGCTCGCCCTGGAGATCGCCGACGACCCGTGCTGGGTCTTCCTGTCCACCTCCGGCCAGCTCGCCCGCACCTCCTCCCAGGACCCGCTGGTGGACCCGCCGCGGCGGCTCAAGCACGACGCCCTGGCCTCCGTGGTGCGCGCCACCGCGCGCTCGGAGATCGGGGCCGTCACCTCGGCCGGGCGGATGGTGCGCGTGCAGGTGATGGACGTGCCCGTGCTCACGGCCTTCGAGGGCACCCCCAAGCTCGGCGACGGCGTGCCGGTCAAGGAGTTCCTCACCCTGGGCCGCGGCGAGCGGCTCGTGGGCCTCGCCCCGCTGGGGTCGGTGCTCGCCCTGGGCACCCGCAACGGCGTGGTGAAGCGGGTGAACCCGGAGTACCCCCTCAACCGGGAGGAGTGGGAGGTCATCACGCTCAAGGACGGCGACGAGGTCGTCGGCCTCGCCGAGTCCGCGGCCGAGGACGACGAGCTGGTGTTCGTGACCCGGGAGGGCAAGCTCCTGCACTTCGAGGCGGCCGCGGTGCGCCCCCAGGGCCGCACCGCCGGCGGCGTGGCGGGGATCAAGCTGACCCCGGGCGACGCCGTATTGTTCTTCGGGGCGGTGCGCGCCGCCGACGAGACGCCGGTGGTCGTGACGCTGGCCCGGGCGGAGGAGGTGCTGCCGGGGATGTCCAAGTACTCGGTGAAGGTCACGCCCTTCGCCGAGTACCCGCCCAAGGGCCGGGCCACGGGCGGGGTGCGCGCCCACCGGTTCCTCAAGGGCGAGACGGGGCTGGTCCTGGCCTGGGCGGGGCACGGCCCGGCCAAGGCCGTCTCGGCCACGGGCGTGGCGCGGGCCCTGCCCACCGAGCACGGGCGCCGCGACGGCTCCGGGGTGCCCACCGACCAGGTGATCGACGCGGTGGGCCCGGCCTACTCCTGA
- a CDS encoding DUF5998 family protein gives MTYSGERGQRLVEDINKAGFYPQLVIDVVQDSLDGRSPVSHLVQLETHIDRTEVHRHITVLVLAEDVLHVTHVDDEEFDESGRDVVARVSTETVGISQIRSVTLSYSYYQPANYRPDSPISEVTLAIAWTGTLHVDLAPALCDDPQCQADHGYTGTAAREDIVLRISAEADGPAAVEGAREFARTLRRANLSPLTDGAQIAQPAHGRVPAPRRGPTATPRTRFTDRFTGRDGGPAR, from the coding sequence ATGACGTATTCAGGTGAGCGCGGCCAGCGGCTGGTCGAGGACATCAACAAGGCCGGCTTCTATCCGCAACTGGTGATCGACGTGGTCCAGGACTCTCTGGACGGCCGGTCCCCGGTCTCCCACCTCGTGCAGCTCGAGACGCACATCGACCGGACCGAGGTGCACCGGCACATCACCGTGCTGGTCCTGGCCGAGGACGTCCTGCACGTCACGCACGTGGACGACGAGGAGTTCGACGAGAGCGGCCGCGACGTGGTGGCCCGGGTCTCGACCGAGACGGTGGGCATCTCCCAGATCCGCTCCGTCACGCTCAGCTACTCGTACTACCAGCCGGCCAACTACCGGCCGGACAGCCCCATCTCCGAGGTGACCCTCGCGATCGCGTGGACCGGGACGCTGCACGTGGACCTGGCGCCCGCCCTGTGCGACGACCCGCAGTGCCAGGCCGACCACGGCTACACCGGCACGGCCGCGCGGGAGGACATCGTGCTGCGGATCAGCGCCGAGGCGGACGGCCCCGCCGCGGTCGAGGGCGCGCGCGAGTTCGCGCGCACGCTGCGCCGGGCCAACCTCTCCCCGCTCACCGACGGCGCCCAGATCGCCCAGCCGGCGCACGGGCGCGTGCCCGCCCCGCGGCGCGGCCCCACCGCGACCCCGCGCACACGGTTCACCGACCGGTTCACCGGCCGGGACGGCGGCCCCGCCCGATGA
- a CDS encoding DNA gyrase/topoisomerase IV subunit B, protein MTPSRSEYNARHLSVLEGLEAVRKRPGMYIGSTDSRGLMHCVWEIIDNSVDEALAGFGHQITVILHADGAVEVHDDGRGIPIDLEPRTGLTGVEVVFTKLHAGGKFGGGSYSASGGLHGVGASVVNALSARLDVQVDRGGKTYQMSFRHGEPGRFLDKGRPSPHAPFEPFVEGSVLDVVGKAKRGVTGTRIRYWADEQIFTTDARFSYEELAKRARQTSFLIPGLRITVRDQRGLPGTPGEFGTHEEVFQHDGGISEFVEYLAADSSVTDVWRFHGEGRFKETVPVLDESGRSKLTEVDRTCEVDVALRWGIGYDTSLRSFVNIIATPKGGTHQAGFEAALLKTFRKQIEANARKLKAGSDKVEKDDVLAGLTAVLTVRLAEPQFEGQTKEILGTPAVRQIVTRVVEKELTAKLTATARHDKQQAGQLLEKVVAEMKSRISARVHKETQRRKNALETSSMPAKLVECRSNDVERSELFIVEGDSALGTARLARSSNHQALLPIRGKILNVQKASITDMLANAECAALIQVIGAGSGRTFDLSAARYGKVIMMTDADVDGAHIRTLLLTLFYRYMRPLVEAGRVYAAVPPLHRVEVVNAGGKPNEMVYTYSERELADLLGRLETEGRRYKEPIQRYKGLGEMDADQLAETTMDVGQRMLRRIRVEDAEAAEHAFSLLMGSEVAPRKDFIIEGATQLDQERIDA, encoded by the coding sequence GTGACACCGTCCCGTTCCGAGTACAACGCCCGCCACCTCTCCGTCCTCGAGGGCCTCGAAGCCGTCCGGAAGCGGCCCGGCATGTACATCGGCTCCACCGACTCCCGCGGCCTGATGCACTGCGTGTGGGAGATCATCGACAACTCCGTGGACGAGGCGCTGGCCGGGTTCGGCCACCAGATCACGGTGATCCTGCACGCCGACGGCGCCGTGGAGGTGCACGACGACGGCCGCGGCATCCCCATCGACCTCGAGCCCCGCACCGGACTGACCGGCGTGGAGGTCGTGTTCACGAAGCTGCACGCGGGCGGGAAGTTCGGCGGCGGGTCCTACAGCGCCTCGGGCGGGCTGCACGGCGTCGGCGCCTCGGTGGTCAACGCCCTCTCCGCGCGCCTGGACGTCCAGGTGGACCGGGGCGGGAAGACCTACCAGATGTCCTTCCGCCACGGCGAGCCGGGCCGCTTCCTCGACAAGGGCAGGCCCTCCCCGCACGCGCCCTTCGAGCCGTTCGTGGAGGGCTCGGTGCTCGACGTCGTGGGCAAGGCCAAGCGCGGGGTGACCGGCACCCGGATCCGCTACTGGGCGGACGAGCAGATCTTCACCACGGACGCCCGGTTCAGCTACGAGGAGCTGGCCAAGCGCGCCCGCCAGACGTCCTTCCTGATCCCGGGGCTGCGCATCACGGTGCGCGACCAGCGGGGCCTGCCCGGCACCCCGGGGGAGTTCGGCACCCACGAGGAGGTGTTCCAGCACGACGGCGGGATCTCCGAGTTCGTGGAGTACCTCGCCGCCGACAGCTCCGTCACCGACGTGTGGCGCTTCCACGGCGAGGGCCGGTTCAAGGAGACGGTCCCCGTCCTGGACGAGAGCGGCCGCTCCAAGCTCACCGAGGTCGACCGCACGTGCGAGGTCGACGTCGCCCTGCGCTGGGGGATCGGCTACGACACCTCCCTGCGCTCCTTCGTGAACATCATCGCCACCCCCAAGGGCGGCACGCACCAGGCCGGCTTCGAGGCCGCCCTGCTCAAGACCTTCCGCAAGCAGATCGAGGCCAACGCCCGCAAGCTCAAGGCCGGCAGCGACAAGGTGGAGAAGGACGACGTCCTGGCCGGGCTCACCGCGGTGCTCACCGTGCGGCTGGCCGAGCCGCAGTTCGAGGGCCAGACCAAGGAGATCCTCGGCACCCCGGCCGTGCGCCAGATCGTGACCCGGGTGGTGGAGAAGGAGCTGACGGCCAAGCTCACCGCGACCGCCCGCCACGACAAGCAGCAGGCCGGGCAGCTGCTGGAGAAGGTCGTGGCCGAGATGAAGTCGCGCATCTCCGCCCGGGTGCACAAGGAGACGCAGCGGCGCAAGAACGCCCTGGAGACCTCCTCCATGCCGGCCAAGCTCGTGGAGTGCCGCTCCAACGACGTCGAGCGCTCGGAGCTGTTCATCGTGGAGGGCGACTCCGCCCTGGGCACCGCCCGGCTGGCCCGGTCCTCGAACCACCAGGCCCTGCTGCCGATCCGCGGCAAGATCCTCAACGTCCAGAAGGCGTCCATCACGGACATGCTCGCCAACGCCGAGTGCGCGGCCCTGATCCAGGTGATCGGCGCCGGGTCGGGCCGGACCTTCGACCTCTCCGCCGCCCGCTACGGCAAGGTCATCATGATGACGGACGCCGACGTCGACGGCGCGCACATCCGCACCCTGCTGCTCACGCTGTTCTACCGCTACATGCGCCCGCTCGTGGAGGCCGGCCGGGTCTACGCCGCCGTGCCCCCGCTGCACCGGGTGGAGGTCGTCAACGCGGGCGGCAAGCCCAACGAAATGGTCTACACCTACTCCGAGCGGGAGCTCGCGGACCTGCTCGGGCGGCTCGAGACGGAGGGCCGCCGGTACAAGGAGCCCATCCAGCGCTACAAGGGCCTGGGCGAGATGGACGCCGACCAGCTCGCGGAGACCACCATGGACGTCGGGCAGCGGATGCTGCGCCGGATCCGGGTCGAGGACGCGGAGGCGGCCGAGCACGCGTTCTCGCTGCTCATGGGCTCCGAGGTGGCGCCGCGCAAGGACTTCATCATCGAGGGCGCCACCCAGCTGGACCAGGAGCGCATCGACGCCTGA
- a CDS encoding serine/threonine-protein kinase codes for MADTIAGRYTLIDPIARGGSGSVWRAWDGRLQQLCAAKVLRQRDSADLLRFAREQSVKLDHPHVLAPYGWAAEDEHVVIAMPLVHGGTLESALLDNGAASAELTEEVLAQLLRALQFVHAQGWVHRDVKPGNLMLESTGTGRPHVFLSDFGIAVRVQDARLTRTGTVVGTPGYLPPEAYGLADPAPALDLYAAGITALRMLDPALEPEGSLGPADARAVVGEQGDLAEHLAALLTPDPALRRNAAVAVLDALTVGSAARTFDPALTRDGEPFEIFDVLDPLPEPWATRVREGWEGPDGSGGAAPATGGAAWAAAGGAEDGGPDTVASGAVTPGGRGAATPQSHVPGAPGAATGRESHPRPTGPAGAAATTTETLAAPQAPPDPAPPRRRRGGALTGLLLGLVGLTALLVGYLLLDPLGSARQAPGPGATTSPTPSPAPTSSPEPTASGPVQLEQVCEDIGGGRQECYFRVP; via the coding sequence GTGGCGGACACCATAGCCGGTCGGTACACCCTCATCGACCCCATCGCGCGCGGCGGCAGCGGTTCCGTGTGGCGGGCGTGGGACGGCCGGCTCCAGCAGCTGTGCGCCGCCAAGGTGCTGCGCCAGCGGGACTCCGCGGACCTGCTCCGGTTCGCCCGTGAGCAGTCCGTGAAACTGGACCACCCGCACGTGCTCGCCCCGTACGGCTGGGCCGCGGAGGACGAGCACGTGGTCATCGCGATGCCCCTGGTCCACGGCGGGACCCTGGAGTCCGCCCTGCTGGACAACGGCGCCGCCTCCGCGGAGCTCACCGAGGAGGTCCTCGCCCAGCTGCTGCGGGCCCTGCAGTTCGTGCACGCCCAGGGGTGGGTCCACCGGGACGTGAAGCCGGGCAACCTCATGCTGGAGAGCACCGGCACCGGACGGCCCCACGTGTTCCTCTCGGACTTCGGCATCGCGGTGCGCGTGCAGGACGCCCGCCTCACCCGGACGGGCACCGTGGTGGGCACGCCCGGCTACCTGCCGCCGGAGGCCTACGGGCTCGCCGACCCGGCCCCCGCCCTGGACCTCTACGCGGCGGGGATCACCGCGCTGCGGATGCTGGACCCCGCCCTCGAACCGGAGGGCAGCCTCGGGCCCGCCGACGCGCGCGCGGTCGTGGGGGAGCAGGGCGACCTGGCGGAGCACCTCGCGGCCCTGCTCACCCCCGACCCGGCGCTGCGCCGCAACGCCGCGGTGGCCGTGCTGGACGCGCTCACCGTGGGCTCGGCCGCCCGCACGTTCGACCCGGCGCTCACCCGCGACGGGGAGCCCTTCGAGATCTTCGACGTCCTCGACCCGCTTCCGGAGCCCTGGGCCACCCGGGTGCGCGAGGGCTGGGAGGGACCGGACGGGAGCGGCGGCGCAGCGCCCGCCACCGGCGGCGCGGCATGGGCCGCGGCGGGCGGCGCCGAGGACGGCGGGCCCGACACCGTCGCGTCGGGCGCCGTGACCCCGGGCGGCCGCGGCGCCGCGACCCCGCAGAGCCACGTCCCCGGGGCCCCGGGCGCGGCGACCGGCAGGGAGAGCCACCCGCGCCCCACCGGTCCGGCCGGTGCGGCCGCGACGACGACGGAGACCCTGGCGGCCCCGCAGGCCCCGCCGGACCCGGCCCCGCCCCGGCGCCGGCGCGGCGGCGCGCTCACCGGGCTGCTCCTGGGCCTCGTCGGCCTGACGGCGCTGCTCGTCGGATACCTGCTGCTGGACCCCCTGGGCTCCGCCCGGCAGGCCCCCGGCCCCGGGGCCACCACCTCGCCCACCCCGAGCCCGGCGCCGACCTCGAGCCCGGAGCCGACGGCGTCGGGCCCGGTCCAGCTCGAGCAGGTCTGCGAGGACATCGGCGGGGGGCGGCAGGAGTGCTACTTCCGGGTGCCCTGA
- a CDS encoding bifunctional acetate--CoA ligase family protein/GNAT family N-acetyltransferase, with amino-acid sequence MVPETADTEEAARYPEYWEADVMLRDGATAHLRPISPQDRDALLAFHQSQSEDSIYLRFFSYKPTLSARELDRFTRVDHKDRVCFVLLLGERIVGVGRYDRTEDPHDAEVAFMISDAHQGRGIGSILLEHLAAAARENGIDHFSAEVLPENRKMLRVFAEAGYELTRRFDDGVVVVGFDIDPTEKSLAVMAAREHRAEARSIADLVTPSSIAVIGASRDPGHAGHALVEHLLASGFAGRLSGVSPTPFEREGMTHATSIGEVEQRVDLALIAVPVDQVADVVDQCGAAGVRAVVVVTGGYAEAGAEGRARQTELVRRARSHGMRLVGPASLGLYRTDPECRFNASVLPTTPRQGPLGLFSQSGAIGMMLNAAALRHNVGVSSYLSAGNRADVSGNDMMQYWEDDNATSACGLYLQSVGNPRKFSRIARRLSLTKPVIVAKSEVTGLRLPPGHTGRTTQAPPGALDAMFRQAGVIRADTSEHLMDVAGILAGQPLPAGPRTALVSNALALGQLMEDRCTQLGLETAVTQASVPTADGGERALEALRAAVGRSLGAEGVDAAVVTLMPIPGTAPQQVAETVGRVGREHGKPVVVAFTGSTEPGAASVLHHAEDGLDVPCFDSPGAALRALAKVVDYTRWRAQDQGRFAEPLGIDAEAAETFVETVLPRVPGDGLLELDADRSRTLLATYGIGLLPSARFTDPADAPAAAERLGYPVALKTTDPNLRHRLDLGGVQLNIQDGEQLRAAISTMHRALAPFGSFDLEVQSMAPTGQAVVVRAIEDPLIGPVVSFGMAGDAVNLLEDWAHRVPPLTDMDVRRMVREPKASRKLFGHQGVPAADVDRLEDLVARVALLKDRHPEIARVELNPVLVSSGSLTVLGASVGIGNPRQRTDSARRAMRS; translated from the coding sequence ATGGTTCCAGAGACCGCGGACACGGAAGAGGCCGCCCGGTACCCCGAGTACTGGGAGGCGGACGTGATGCTACGCGACGGCGCGACGGCACACCTGCGCCCCATCTCCCCGCAGGACCGCGACGCGCTGCTGGCGTTCCACCAGTCGCAGTCCGAGGACAGCATCTACCTGCGGTTCTTCTCCTACAAGCCCACCCTCTCGGCGCGCGAGCTGGACCGGTTCACCCGGGTGGACCACAAGGACCGCGTCTGCTTCGTGCTGCTGCTGGGAGAGCGGATCGTCGGGGTGGGCCGCTACGACCGCACGGAGGACCCGCACGACGCCGAGGTCGCGTTCATGATCTCCGACGCCCACCAGGGGCGGGGGATCGGCTCGATCCTCCTGGAGCACCTCGCCGCCGCGGCGCGGGAGAACGGGATCGACCACTTCTCCGCCGAGGTGCTGCCCGAGAACCGGAAGATGCTGCGCGTGTTCGCGGAGGCCGGCTACGAGCTGACCCGCCGCTTCGACGACGGCGTGGTCGTGGTGGGCTTCGACATCGACCCCACGGAGAAGTCGCTGGCCGTGATGGCCGCCCGCGAGCACCGGGCGGAGGCCCGCTCGATCGCCGATCTGGTCACCCCCTCCTCGATCGCGGTCATCGGCGCGTCCCGGGACCCCGGCCACGCCGGGCACGCCCTGGTGGAGCACCTGCTCGCCTCCGGGTTCGCGGGCCGGCTGAGCGGTGTGAGCCCCACGCCGTTCGAGCGGGAGGGCATGACCCACGCCACCTCGATCGGCGAGGTCGAGCAGCGCGTGGACCTGGCCCTGATCGCGGTGCCGGTGGACCAGGTGGCCGACGTCGTGGACCAGTGCGGCGCGGCCGGGGTCCGCGCCGTCGTCGTGGTCACCGGGGGCTACGCGGAGGCGGGGGCGGAGGGCCGCGCCCGGCAGACCGAGCTCGTGCGCCGCGCCCGCTCCCACGGCATGCGCCTGGTCGGGCCGGCGAGCCTGGGGCTGTACCGCACGGACCCGGAGTGCCGCTTCAACGCCTCCGTGCTGCCCACGACCCCCCGGCAGGGACCGCTGGGGCTGTTCAGCCAGTCCGGGGCCATCGGGATGATGCTCAACGCCGCGGCGCTGCGGCACAACGTGGGCGTGTCCTCGTACCTCTCGGCCGGCAACCGCGCGGACGTCTCCGGCAACGACATGATGCAGTACTGGGAGGACGACAACGCGACCAGCGCCTGCGGGCTCTACCTGCAGTCCGTGGGCAACCCCCGCAAGTTCTCCCGCATCGCCCGCCGGCTGTCCCTGACCAAGCCCGTCATCGTGGCCAAGAGCGAGGTGACCGGGCTGCGGCTGCCGCCGGGCCACACCGGGCGCACCACCCAGGCCCCGCCCGGCGCCCTCGACGCGATGTTCCGCCAGGCCGGGGTGATCCGCGCCGACACCAGCGAGCACCTCATGGACGTGGCCGGCATCCTGGCCGGCCAGCCGCTGCCGGCGGGACCCCGCACGGCACTGGTGTCCAACGCGCTCGCGCTGGGCCAGCTCATGGAGGACCGGTGCACCCAGCTGGGCCTGGAGACCGCCGTGACCCAGGCGTCGGTGCCCACCGCCGACGGCGGGGAGCGGGCCCTCGAGGCGCTGCGGGCCGCCGTGGGTCGCAGCCTCGGCGCCGAGGGCGTCGACGCCGCCGTGGTCACGCTCATGCCGATCCCCGGCACCGCGCCGCAGCAGGTCGCCGAGACCGTGGGACGGGTGGGCCGGGAGCACGGCAAGCCGGTGGTCGTCGCCTTCACCGGCAGCACCGAGCCGGGCGCCGCGTCCGTGCTGCACCACGCCGAGGACGGCCTGGACGTGCCGTGCTTCGACTCGCCCGGGGCCGCCCTGCGGGCGCTGGCCAAGGTCGTGGACTACACCCGGTGGCGCGCCCAGGACCAGGGCCGCTTCGCCGAGCCGCTGGGGATCGACGCGGAGGCCGCCGAGACCTTCGTGGAGACGGTGCTGCCCCGCGTCCCCGGCGACGGCCTGCTGGAGCTGGACGCCGACCGGTCGCGCACGCTGCTGGCGACCTACGGGATCGGGCTGCTGCCCAGCGCCCGGTTCACCGACCCGGCGGACGCGCCCGCCGCCGCCGAGCGGCTGGGCTACCCGGTGGCGCTGAAGACCACCGACCCGAACCTCCGCCACCGCCTGGACCTCGGCGGGGTGCAGCTGAACATCCAGGACGGCGAGCAGCTGCGGGCGGCGATCTCGACGATGCACCGGGCCCTGGCCCCCTTCGGCTCCTTCGACCTCGAGGTGCAGTCCATGGCGCCCACGGGCCAGGCCGTGGTCGTGCGCGCCATCGAGGACCCGCTCATCGGCCCCGTGGTCTCCTTCGGGATGGCCGGGGACGCGGTGAACCTCCTGGAGGACTGGGCCCACCGGGTGCCGCCGCTCACCGACATGGACGTGCGGCGGATGGTCCGGGAGCCCAAGGCCTCCCGCAAGCTCTTCGGCCACCAGGGCGTCCCGGCCGCCGACGTGGACCGGCTCGAGGACCTCGTGGCCCGGGTCGCGCTGCTCAAGGACCGGCACCCGGAGATCGCCCGCGTGGAGCTCAATCCGGTGCTGGTCTCCAGCGGCTCCCTCACGGTGCTCGGCGCGTCGGTGGGGATCGGCAACCCGCGGCAGCGGACGGACAGCGCTCGCCGGGCGATGCGCAGCTAG